A section of the Streptomyces sp. SLBN-118 genome encodes:
- a CDS encoding primosomal protein N', with protein sequence MSSDNKQPEEPAADGPEQLALIRETVRKAKVPKAKPRTWRGAALAGELPVARVVVNKGVLHLDQYFDYAVPAELDEDAQPGVRVRVRFGAGAHRVREGRREGGGLIDGFLVERRAESDYTGALAALASVVSPEPVLSPQMLALARAVADRYAGSLADVLQLAVPPRNGRAEAKPSPQPLPPPGAPDAGSWVRYGRGAAFVDALASGGAPRAVWTALPGPLWPDELARAVAATLASGRGALVVVPDGRRSARVDAALTALLGEGFHAVLTAESGPEKRYRQWLAVRRGSVRAVVGTRAAMFAPVQNLGLVAVWDDGDSSHSDENAPFPHVREVLELRAAHDRCAFLLGSTSCTVEAAQLMASGWALPLTADREQVRRSAPLVRTVGDGELARDEAARAARLPSLAWQTVRDGLKSGPVLVQVPRRGYVPRLACERCRTPARCRHCSGPLEAPDERDLKCGWCGRGAPDWHCVACGSTRLRARVVGARRTAEELGRAFPAVQVRTSGRDHVLDSVPRRPALVVSTPGAEPVAEGGYAAALLLDGWAMLGRPDLRSGEDALRRWMDAASLVRGQSEGGTVVVVAEPTLRPVQALVRWDPVGHAQRELAERAELGFPPVSRMAAVSGRAEAIAAFVASAELPGDTEVLGPVPLRVTDPGRPRRPGDPPVGETWERVLLRVPPGSGAALAAALKSAQAARTARGGSEQVRIRVDPPDIG encoded by the coding sequence GTGAGCAGCGACAACAAGCAGCCCGAAGAGCCCGCCGCCGACGGGCCCGAGCAGCTTGCGCTCATTCGGGAGACCGTGCGCAAGGCCAAGGTGCCCAAGGCAAAACCGCGGACCTGGCGGGGAGCCGCGCTCGCCGGGGAACTGCCCGTGGCGCGGGTAGTGGTCAACAAAGGCGTGCTTCATCTCGATCAGTACTTCGACTACGCCGTGCCCGCGGAGCTGGATGAGGACGCGCAGCCCGGGGTCCGGGTGCGGGTGCGGTTCGGGGCCGGGGCGCACCGGGTGCGGGAAGGCCGGCGCGAAGGGGGCGGGCTGATCGACGGGTTCCTCGTCGAGCGGCGTGCCGAGTCGGACTACACGGGAGCGCTGGCCGCGCTCGCCTCCGTGGTCTCGCCCGAGCCGGTGCTAAGCCCCCAGATGCTTGCCCTGGCGCGGGCGGTCGCCGATCGGTATGCGGGGAGCCTGGCGGATGTGCTGCAGCTCGCCGTTCCACCGAGGAACGGACGGGCCGAGGCCAAGCCTTCGCCCCAGCCGCTGCCGCCGCCCGGTGCGCCGGATGCCGGAAGCTGGGTGCGGTACGGCCGGGGGGCCGCGTTTGTGGATGCGCTCGCGAGTGGGGGCGCGCCGCGGGCGGTGTGGACCGCCCTGCCCGGGCCCCTGTGGCCGGACGAGCTGGCGCGGGCCGTCGCGGCGACGCTCGCCTCGGGGCGGGGCGCGCTGGTCGTCGTGCCCGACGGGCGGCGCTCCGCGCGGGTGGACGCCGCCCTCACCGCGCTGCTCGGGGAGGGGTTCCACGCCGTGCTCACCGCCGAGTCCGGCCCCGAGAAGCGCTACCGGCAGTGGCTCGCGGTGCGCCGCGGGTCCGTGCGTGCGGTCGTCGGTACGCGGGCCGCGATGTTCGCGCCCGTGCAGAACCTCGGCCTGGTCGCGGTCTGGGACGACGGCGACTCCAGCCACAGCGATGAGAACGCGCCATTCCCGCATGTGCGCGAGGTACTGGAGTTGCGGGCCGCCCACGACAGATGCGCCTTCCTGCTGGGGAGTACGAGCTGCACGGTCGAGGCGGCACAGCTCATGGCGAGCGGCTGGGCGCTGCCGCTGACAGCCGACCGCGAGCAGGTGCGCAGGAGCGCGCCCCTCGTGCGTACCGTCGGGGACGGCGAGCTGGCGCGCGACGAGGCGGCGCGGGCGGCGCGGCTGCCGAGCCTGGCCTGGCAGACCGTGCGGGACGGGCTGAAGAGCGGACCGGTGCTGGTTCAGGTGCCCAGGCGCGGCTATGTTCCCAGGCTCGCCTGCGAGCGGTGCCGTACGCCCGCGCGCTGTCGGCACTGCTCGGGCCCGCTGGAGGCGCCGGACGAGCGCGATCTGAAGTGCGGCTGGTGCGGGCGCGGGGCGCCCGACTGGCACTGTGTCGCATGCGGCAGTACGAGACTGCGCGCCCGCGTTGTGGGCGCCCGGCGCACGGCGGAGGAGCTGGGCCGTGCCTTCCCCGCCGTCCAGGTGCGCACATCGGGCCGGGACCATGTGCTGGACAGCGTGCCCAGGCGCCCCGCGCTGGTGGTGAGTACGCCCGGTGCCGAGCCCGTCGCCGAGGGCGGATACGCGGCGGCGCTGCTGCTCGACGGCTGGGCGATGCTGGGGCGGCCCGATCTGCGCTCGGGCGAGGACGCGCTGCGGCGCTGGATGGACGCGGCCTCGCTGGTACGCGGGCAGAGCGAGGGCGGCACGGTGGTGGTGGTCGCCGAGCCGACGCTGCGTCCCGTACAGGCGCTAGTGCGCTGGGATCCCGTCGGGCACGCACAGCGCGAGCTGGCCGAGCGGGCGGAGCTCGGGTTCCCGCCGGTGTCGCGGATGGCGGCGGTGTCGGGACGGGCGGAGGCGATCGCCGCGTTTGTGGCGAGTGCGGAACTGCCGGGCGACACCGAGGTGTTGGGCCCAGTGCCGCTTCGGGTCACGGATCCGGGCAGGCCCCGCAGGCCCGGTGACCCTCCGGTGGGCGAGACCTGGGAGCGGGTGCTGCTCAGGGTGCCGCCGGGCAGCGGAGCGGCACTGGCCGCCGCACTGAAGTCGGCCCAGGCGGCCCGGACGGCCCGTGGGGGCAGCGAGCAGGTACGGATCAGGGTCGACCCGCCGGACATCGGCTGA
- the metK gene encoding methionine adenosyltransferase: MSRRLFTSESVTEGHPDKIADQISDTILDALLREDPTSRVAVETLITTGLVHVAGEVTTKAWADIPTLVRNKILEIGYDSSKKGFDGASCGVSVSIGSQSPDIAQGVDTAYEKRVEGDEDELDKQGAGDQGLMFGYACDETPELMPLPIYVAHRLSRRLSEVRKNGTIPYLRPDGKTQVTIEYDGDKAVRLDTVVVSSQHASDIDLDSLLAPDIREFVVEHVLKQLVEDGIKLDTDGYRLLVNPTGRFEIGGPMGDAGLTGRKIIIDTYGGMARHGGGAFSGKDPSKVDRSAAYAMRWVAKNVVAAGLAARCEVQVAYAIGKAEPVGLFVETFGTAAVDVDKIEQAIGEVFDLRPAAIIRDLDLLRPIYAQTAAYGHFGRELPDFTWERTDRVDALRSAAGL, translated from the coding sequence GTGTCCCGTCGTCTGTTCACCTCGGAGTCCGTGACCGAGGGTCACCCCGACAAGATCGCTGACCAGATCAGCGACACGATTCTCGACGCCCTTCTGCGGGAGGACCCGACCTCTCGGGTCGCCGTGGAGACCTTGATCACCACCGGTCTGGTGCACGTCGCCGGCGAGGTGACCACCAAGGCGTGGGCAGACATCCCCACGCTGGTGCGCAACAAGATCCTCGAGATCGGTTACGACTCCTCGAAGAAGGGCTTCGACGGCGCGTCCTGCGGCGTCTCGGTCTCGATCGGTTCGCAGTCGCCGGACATCGCGCAGGGCGTCGACACCGCGTACGAGAAGCGCGTCGAGGGCGACGAGGACGAGCTCGACAAGCAGGGTGCCGGCGACCAGGGCCTGATGTTCGGCTACGCCTGCGACGAGACCCCCGAGCTGATGCCGCTGCCGATCTACGTGGCACACCGGCTCTCGCGCCGTCTGTCCGAGGTCCGCAAGAACGGGACCATCCCGTACCTGCGCCCCGACGGCAAGACCCAGGTCACCATCGAGTACGACGGCGACAAGGCCGTCCGTCTCGACACCGTGGTCGTCTCCTCGCAGCATGCGTCGGACATCGACCTCGACTCGCTGCTTGCGCCCGACATCCGCGAGTTCGTCGTCGAGCACGTGCTCAAGCAGCTCGTCGAGGACGGCATCAAGCTCGACACCGACGGCTACCGCCTGCTGGTCAACCCGACCGGCCGCTTCGAGATCGGTGGCCCGATGGGCGACGCCGGCCTCACCGGCCGCAAGATCATCATCGACACCTACGGCGGCATGGCCCGGCACGGCGGCGGCGCCTTCTCCGGCAAGGACCCGTCGAAGGTGGACCGCTCGGCGGCGTACGCGATGCGCTGGGTCGCGAAGAACGTCGTGGCCGCCGGCCTCGCGGCACGCTGCGAGGTCCAGGTCGCGTACGCGATCGGCAAGGCCGAGCCGGTGGGCCTCTTCGTCGAGACCTTCGGCACCGCGGCGGTCGACGTCGACAAGATCGAGCAGGCCATCGGCGAGGTCTTCGACCTGCGCCCGGCGGCGATCATCCGTGACCTGGACCTGCTGCGCCCGATCTACGCGCAGACGGCGGCGTACGGCCACTTCGGCCGCGAGCTCCCCGACTTCACGTGGGAGCGCACGGATCGCGTGGACGCGCTGCGCAGCGCCGCGGGACTCTAG
- the coaBC gene encoding bifunctional phosphopantothenoylcysteine decarboxylase/phosphopantothenate--cysteine ligase CoaBC, with protein sequence MDRPKVVLGVSGGIAAYKACELLRRLTESGHDVRVVPTQSALHFVGAATWSALSGHPVSTEVWSDVHEVPHVRIGQAADLVVVAPATADMLAKAAHGLADDLLTNTLLTARCPVVFAPAMHTEMWEHPATRENVATLRRRGVVVIDPAVGRLTGVDTGKGRLPEPGEIFEVCRRVLARGVAAPDLSGRHVVVSAGGTREPLDPVRYLGNRSSGKQGYALARTAAARGARVTLIEANTGITDPAGVDVVHVGTAVQLREAVLKAAADADAVVMAAAVADFRPAAYAEGKIKKKDGQEPAPVALVRNPDVLAEISAERARPGQVIVGFAAETDDVLANGREKLRRKGCDLLVVNEVGERKTFGSEENEAVVLAADGGETAVPYGPKESLADTVWDLVVPRLG encoded by the coding sequence GTGGACAGGCCGAAGGTCGTTCTGGGGGTCAGCGGAGGCATCGCCGCGTACAAGGCGTGCGAGCTGCTGCGGAGGCTGACGGAATCGGGCCACGACGTACGCGTGGTGCCCACGCAGTCGGCGCTGCACTTCGTCGGGGCCGCGACCTGGTCCGCGCTCTCCGGCCACCCCGTGTCGACCGAGGTCTGGTCCGACGTCCACGAGGTTCCCCACGTACGCATCGGGCAGGCCGCCGACCTGGTCGTCGTCGCCCCGGCCACCGCCGACATGCTCGCCAAGGCGGCCCACGGCCTCGCCGACGACCTGCTCACCAACACGCTCCTCACGGCCCGCTGTCCGGTGGTCTTCGCCCCCGCCATGCACACCGAGATGTGGGAGCATCCCGCGACCCGGGAGAACGTCGCGACGCTGCGCCGCCGGGGCGTCGTCGTCATCGACCCCGCGGTCGGACGGCTCACCGGAGTCGACACCGGCAAGGGGCGGCTTCCCGAGCCCGGCGAGATCTTCGAGGTCTGCCGCAGAGTGCTCGCCCGTGGCGTCGCGGCCCCCGATCTCTCCGGCCGCCATGTGGTCGTCAGCGCGGGCGGCACGCGCGAGCCGCTGGACCCGGTGCGCTATCTGGGGAACCGTTCCTCGGGCAAGCAGGGGTACGCCCTGGCCCGCACTGCCGCAGCCCGTGGTGCCCGCGTCACGCTCATCGAGGCCAACACCGGCATCACGGACCCGGCGGGCGTCGACGTCGTCCATGTGGGCACGGCGGTCCAGCTGCGTGAGGCCGTGCTCAAGGCCGCAGCGGACGCCGACGCCGTGGTGATGGCCGCGGCGGTCGCGGACTTCCGCCCCGCCGCGTACGCCGAGGGCAAGATCAAGAAGAAGGACGGCCAGGAGCCCGCGCCCGTGGCGCTGGTCCGCAACCCCGACGTCCTCGCCGAGATCTCCGCCGAACGGGCCCGCCCGGGCCAGGTGATCGTCGGCTTCGCCGCGGAGACCGACGATGTGCTCGCCAACGGGCGCGAGAAGCTGCGCCGCAAGGGCTGCGACCTGCTGGTGGTCAACGAGGTGGGGGAGCGCAAGACGTTCGGCTCGGAGGAGAACGAGGCCGTGGTGCTCGCCGCAGACGGCGGTGAGACGGCCGTTCCTTACGGGCCGAAGGAGTCCTTGGCGGACACGGTCTGGGATCTGGTCGTGCCGCGGCTCGGGTGA
- the rpoZ gene encoding DNA-directed RNA polymerase subunit omega, giving the protein MSSSITAPEGIINPPIDELLEATDSKYSLVIYAAKRARQINAYYSQLGEGLLEYVGPLVDTHVHEKPLSIALREINAGLLTSEAIEGPAQ; this is encoded by the coding sequence GTGTCCTCTTCCATCACCGCGCCCGAGGGCATCATCAACCCGCCGATCGACGAGCTCCTCGAGGCCACCGACTCGAAGTACAGCCTTGTGATCTACGCGGCCAAGCGCGCGCGCCAGATCAACGCGTACTACTCGCAGCTCGGCGAGGGTCTCCTCGAGTACGTCGGTCCGCTGGTGGACACCCACGTCCACGAGAAGCCGCTCTCGATCGCCCTGCGTGAGATCAACGCGGGTCTGCTGACCTCCGAGGCCATTGAGGGCCCGGCTCAGTAG
- the gmk gene encoding guanylate kinase, giving the protein MAAEVRPRLTVLSGPSGVGKSTVVAHMRKVHPEVWLSVSATTRKPRPGERHGVQYFFVTDEEFDKLVANGELLEWAEFAGNRYGTPRRAVLERLEAGEPVLLEIDLQGARQVKESMPDSLLVFLAPPSWEELVRRLTGRGTESAEVIERRLAVAKVELAAESEFDVTLVNTSVEDVARELLALMTVV; this is encoded by the coding sequence ATGGCAGCAGAGGTACGTCCGCGGCTGACCGTGCTCTCCGGCCCCTCAGGGGTCGGTAAGAGCACGGTCGTCGCCCATATGCGCAAGGTCCACCCAGAGGTATGGCTCTCGGTGTCGGCCACCACAAGAAAGCCGCGCCCCGGCGAGCGCCACGGCGTTCAGTATTTCTTCGTCACCGACGAGGAATTCGACAAGCTGGTCGCCAACGGTGAGCTGCTGGAATGGGCAGAGTTCGCGGGCAACCGCTACGGCACACCGCGCCGTGCGGTCCTCGAACGCCTGGAGGCGGGCGAGCCGGTGCTGCTCGAGATCGATCTCCAGGGCGCACGGCAGGTCAAGGAATCCATGCCGGATTCGCTCCTGGTCTTCCTGGCCCCGCCGAGCTGGGAGGAACTGGTCCGTCGGCTCACCGGCCGCGGAACCGAGTCCGCCGAGGTCATCGAACGCCGGCTGGCGGTCGCGAAGGTAGAGCTGGCCGCCGAGTCGGAGTTCGATGTCACCCTGGTCAACACCTCCGTCGAGGACGTGGCGCGTGAGCTGCTAGCCTTGATGACAGTTGTTTGA
- a CDS encoding integration host factor translates to MALPPLTPEQRAAALEKAAAARRERAEVKNRLKHSGASLHEVIKQGQENDVIGKMKVSALLESLPGVGKVRAKQIMERLGISESRRVRGLGSNQIASLEREFGGGAA, encoded by the coding sequence GTGGCTCTTCCGCCCCTTACCCCTGAACAGCGCGCAGCCGCGCTCGAAAAGGCCGCCGCGGCTCGCCGGGAGCGGGCCGAGGTCAAGAATCGACTCAAGCACTCCGGCGCCTCGCTCCACGAGGTCATCAAGCAGGGTCAGGAGAACGACGTCATCGGCAAGATGAAGGTCTCCGCTCTTCTTGAGTCGCTGCCTGGCGTGGGCAAGGTCCGTGCCAAGCAGATCATGGAGCGGCTCGGCATTTCCGAGAGCCGTCGTGTGCGCGGTCTCGGCTCGAACCAGATCGCCTCTCTTGAGCGCGAGTTCGGCGGCGGCGCCGCCTGA
- the pyrF gene encoding orotidine-5'-phosphate decarboxylase, translating to MTLAPFGARLRHAMDTRGPLCVGIDPHASLLTAWGLSDDIGGLERFTRTTVEALADRVAVLKPQSAFFERFGSRGIAVLEKAVEEARAAGALVLMDAKRGDIGSTMGAYAATYLDKDSPLFSDAVTLSPYLGFGSLRPALDAAAVSGAGVFVLALTSNPEGAEVQRSTAADGRSLAQLMLDHMAAENAGAEPMGSVGAVVGATLGDAGVNLDINGPLLSPGIGAQGATPADLPGVFGRAVGNVVPSVSRGVLRHGPDVAALRESATRFADEVRAAVSGV from the coding sequence GTGACCCTCGCACCCTTCGGCGCACGCCTGCGCCACGCCATGGACACCCGCGGCCCGCTCTGTGTCGGGATCGACCCGCACGCGTCCCTGCTGACCGCCTGGGGCCTGAGCGACGACATCGGCGGCCTGGAGCGCTTCACGCGTACGACGGTCGAGGCACTGGCCGACCGGGTCGCCGTCCTCAAGCCTCAGTCGGCGTTCTTCGAGCGCTTCGGCTCACGCGGCATCGCGGTACTGGAGAAGGCGGTCGAGGAGGCGCGGGCCGCGGGCGCGCTGGTGCTGATGGACGCCAAGCGGGGCGACATCGGCTCGACGATGGGCGCGTACGCCGCGACCTACCTCGACAAGGATTCGCCGCTCTTCTCGGACGCGGTGACCCTCTCGCCGTATCTGGGCTTCGGCTCGCTGCGTCCGGCGCTGGACGCGGCCGCGGTCTCGGGCGCGGGTGTCTTCGTCCTGGCCCTCACCTCGAACCCGGAGGGCGCGGAGGTACAGCGCTCCACGGCCGCCGACGGCCGGTCGCTGGCGCAGCTGATGCTCGACCACATGGCGGCGGAGAACGCGGGCGCCGAACCGATGGGGTCGGTGGGCGCGGTCGTCGGCGCGACGCTGGGCGACGCGGGGGTGAACCTCGACATCAACGGACCGCTTCTGTCCCCCGGTATCGGCGCCCAGGGCGCGACTCCGGCGGACCTTCCAGGAGTCTTCGGCCGGGCCGTCGGGAATGTCGTGCCGAGCGTCAGCCGGGGCGTCCTGCGGCACGGTCCGGACGTGGCGGCGCTGAGGGAGTCGGCGACGCGCTTCGCGGACGAGGTACGCGCGGCGGTCTCCGGCGTTTAG
- a CDS encoding quinone-dependent dihydroorotate dehydrogenase: MYKFFFNLVFKRMDPEQAHYLAFRWIRLAVRVPVLRTFVAAVLAPRYSSLRTEAFGLRMHGPFGLAAGFDKNAVAIDGMSMLGFDHIEIGTVTGEAQPGNPKKRLFRLVPDRALINRMGFNNEGSAAVAERLHARVPVFKTVVGVNIGKTKVVPEAEAAADYVKSTERLAAHADYLVVNVSSPNTPGLRNLQATESLRPLLTAVREAADRTVTDRRVPLLVKIAPDLADEDVDAVADLALELALDGIIATNTTIARDGLGLKSDPALVKETGGLSGAPVKQRSLGVLRRLHARVGDRITLVGVGGVENAEDAWQRILAGATLVQGYSAFVYQGPFYARAIHKGLAARLAASPYATLADAVGAENRKATT, translated from the coding sequence ATGTACAAGTTCTTCTTCAACCTCGTCTTCAAGCGGATGGACCCGGAGCAGGCCCACTATCTGGCCTTCCGCTGGATCCGGCTCGCGGTCCGCGTCCCGGTGCTGCGTACGTTCGTCGCGGCCGTGCTCGCGCCCCGGTACTCGTCGCTGCGCACCGAGGCGTTCGGCCTGCGCATGCACGGCCCCTTCGGCCTCGCGGCCGGCTTCGACAAGAACGCCGTCGCCATCGACGGAATGTCGATGCTCGGCTTCGACCACATCGAGATCGGCACAGTCACGGGAGAAGCGCAGCCCGGCAACCCCAAAAAGCGCCTCTTCCGCCTCGTTCCGGACCGCGCGCTGATCAATCGCATGGGCTTCAACAACGAGGGATCGGCGGCGGTCGCCGAGCGCCTCCACGCGCGCGTGCCGGTCTTCAAGACCGTCGTGGGCGTCAACATCGGCAAGACCAAGGTGGTCCCGGAGGCCGAGGCGGCCGCCGACTACGTGAAGTCGACCGAGCGGCTCGCCGCGCACGCGGACTACCTGGTCGTCAACGTCTCGTCCCCGAACACGCCCGGCCTGCGCAACCTCCAGGCCACCGAGTCCCTTCGCCCCCTGCTCACCGCCGTACGCGAGGCCGCCGACCGCACGGTCACCGACCGTCGCGTCCCCCTACTCGTCAAGATCGCCCCCGATCTGGCCGACGAGGACGTCGACGCCGTCGCCGACCTCGCCCTCGAACTGGCCCTGGACGGCATCATCGCCACCAACACGACCATCGCGCGCGACGGCCTCGGCCTGAAGTCGGACCCGGCGCTGGTCAAGGAGACCGGCGGCCTTTCCGGCGCACCGGTCAAGCAACGTTCCCTGGGGGTCCTGCGGCGCCTCCACGCGCGCGTGGGCGACCGGATCACCCTGGTGGGCGTCGGCGGCGTCGAGAACGCCGAGGACGCCTGGCAGCGCATCCTGGCGGGCGCCACGCTCGTCCAGGGCTACAGCGCCTTCGTCTACCAGGGCCCCTTCTACGCCCGCGCGATCCACAAGGGCCTGGCGGCACGGCTGGCGGCCTCCCCGTACGCAACCCTCGCCGACGCCGTCGGCGCCGAGAACCGGAAGGCGACCACGTGA